One Candidatus Stygibacter australis genomic window carries:
- a CDS encoding ribonuclease H-like domain-containing protein, which translates to MFDLEKILKDTLKDKRINSIKDEDARELSEILPGEYLNKSKTVYRAEFIYRLPLSYGTRELSRFDIPEVILSWAGMDNPVQINNLLFYDTETTGLSGGVGTWAFLTGIGRFESDQFIVRQYFMLDPGSEDEYLSELAKEFTEDIIPVSFNGRSYDSNLLNSRCIMNEMKPFLINQKDIDLLYLARRLWRKELGRCNLGYLEEQLLGIARDPADDLPSEDIPELYFEYLETGNAELMHKVFKHNVSDILSMPVLFALIVEVINSEDPQSIDHSALARLYRDLGYEKEAEACFKKGLTGNNTVICRAQLSFLYKRQNRLPEAIALWQAAAESEIYALIELAKHAEHKVKDFQSALNWTQQAMKLAYENEFVDGRQIFELQKRLNRIKQKIERSIDN; encoded by the coding sequence ATGTTTGATCTGGAAAAGATCCTTAAAGATACTTTAAAAGATAAGCGGATCAATTCCATTAAGGATGAGGACGCCAGGGAACTATCTGAAATCTTACCCGGAGAATATCTCAATAAATCAAAAACAGTGTATCGGGCGGAATTTATCTATCGATTACCTTTAAGCTACGGAACCAGAGAATTAAGCAGATTTGACATCCCTGAAGTTATTTTAAGCTGGGCTGGGATGGATAATCCAGTGCAGATCAATAATCTTTTGTTTTATGATACGGAGACTACTGGTTTAAGCGGAGGAGTAGGCACCTGGGCATTTCTTACCGGAATCGGCAGATTTGAAAGTGACCAGTTCATAGTCAGGCAATACTTCATGCTTGATCCTGGCAGTGAAGATGAATATCTTAGTGAACTGGCAAAGGAGTTTACTGAAGATATAATTCCAGTTTCTTTCAATGGACGGAGCTATGATTCCAACCTGCTGAATTCCCGCTGCATTATGAATGAAATGAAGCCCTTTCTGATCAATCAGAAGGATATAGACCTTTTATACCTGGCTCGCAGATTATGGCGCAAGGAATTAGGCAGATGCAATCTGGGTTACCTCGAGGAGCAGCTATTGGGAATAGCTCGTGATCCAGCAGATGACCTTCCCTCAGAAGATATTCCTGAATTGTATTTTGAGTATCTGGAAACCGGCAATGCTGAGTTGATGCACAAAGTTTTTAAGCACAATGTAAGCGATATATTATCTATGCCGGTATTATTTGCCTTGATCGTAGAAGTGATAAATTCCGAGGATCCCCAGAGTATTGATCATTCAGCACTGGCACGCTTATATCGTGATCTGGGATATGAAAAAGAAGCTGAAGCATGCTTTAAAAAAGGTCTCACAGGTAATAATACCGTTATCTGTCGCGCCCAGCTTTCGTTTCTTTATAAAAGGCAAAATAGACTGCCCGAAGCAATTGCTCTCTGGCAGGCAGCAGCAGAATCAGAAATATATGCGCTTATTGAACTGGCAAAACACGCAGAGCACAAAGTTAAAGATTTTCAGAGTGCTCTTAACTGGACACAGCAGGCAATGAAACTGGCTTATGAGAATGAGTTCGTGGATGGCAGGCAGATTTTTGAATTGCAAAAACGGCTAAACAGAATAAAACAAAAAATAGAGCGAAGCATTGATAATTAA